Within Citromicrobium bathyomarinum, the genomic segment TGCCCTCGATCCGAAATTGATCTGGAAGGCGGAGACGCCGAACAGCGTGCCCTGCGGCGCGCGGATCTCCGCCGGGAAGTCCGGGAAGGTCGCAAGGTCGTTGCCCGCCAGCGCGGTCGACAGCGTGAACTGCCCGCCGGTGAGCTGCATGCCGTCGCCGGAGTCGCCGGCGAAGCGGACCACGATCGCATCGGGAACGTCGGTTTGCGTAGTGGTGGAAGCGGGAGGCGCTTGAGTCGCCATTTTCTAACTATCCTTCGGGTCTTCGTGGCGCTTTGGAGACGCGCCTTGAACCGCCGCCTACGTGGCCGTCCGCAGCCGAGCAATCAAGTTTTTCTAGTCCGGGGTAAGCAGATCGGTGGACAGGTTCATGTGCGAAAGCCTATCCAGCCCGGCCCGATTGATCGAAGGATACGACCATGGCCGACGCTCCCAGCCCCAATGTCGATGGCGAACCTTTCGTGCGGCCCGATACACGCGCCCTGCTCGATATGCTGAAGGCGATGAACCGCCCTCCGGTGGAAGAAGCGGGCGCAGTCGCAGGGCGCGAAGGCATGCGCGCGATGGCGCAGATCGGCGAGGCTCCGGCGCGAGAGATGGCGGTGGTGAAGGATGTAAGCGTGCCCGGTCCGGCAGGCGATATCCCCTGCCGTTTCTACGACACGCGCGAATCGCGCGAGGCTGGGCCTGTGGTGCTGTTCCTTCATGGCGGTGGCTTCGTGATCGGCGATCTGGAAGTCTACAATGCGATCTGTACCGAATTTGCCGCGCGGCTCGACCTGCCGGTGCTCTCGGTCGATTACCGACTCGCACCCGAACACCCCTTCCCCGCCGCGCCCGACGATTGCGAGGCCGCGGCCCGCTGGCTGGCCTCCTCGCCAGAAGAGCTTGGCCGCGAGATCACCGGGCTGGTCATCACCGGCGACAGTGCGGGCGGAAACCTGACGATCGTCACCACCAATGCGCTGCGCGACAAGCCGGCGGATGTGCCCGTGCTGGTCCAAGCGCCGATCTATCCGGTCGCGGACGAGGCCGGGCAGCACGAGAGCTTCCGCCTCTTCAGCGACGGATACTTCCTCACCGGATCGACGATGGCGTGGTTCACCAAGAGCTATGCCGCCGATCCTCAGAGCCCGCGCAATCTGCCCATGCTGGGCGACTGCAGCGATGCCCCGGCAACCGTGCTGTGCACCGCCGGGCTCGATCCGCTGCGCGATTCGGGTCGGAGCTATGCGGCCTCTATATTGAAGAATGGGACCGAGGTTACCTATCTGGAGTTTCCCGGCATCATCCACGGATTCTTCACCATGAGAAAGGCAATCCCCAGCGGCCAGGCCGACGTCGAGGCCTTTATCGAT encodes:
- a CDS encoding alpha/beta hydrolase; protein product: MADAPSPNVDGEPFVRPDTRALLDMLKAMNRPPVEEAGAVAGREGMRAMAQIGEAPAREMAVVKDVSVPGPAGDIPCRFYDTRESREAGPVVLFLHGGGFVIGDLEVYNAICTEFAARLDLPVLSVDYRLAPEHPFPAAPDDCEAAARWLASSPEELGREITGLVITGDSAGGNLTIVTTNALRDKPADVPVLVQAPIYPVADEAGQHESFRLFSDGYFLTGSTMAWFTKSYAADPQSPRNLPMLGDCSDAPATVLCTAGLDPLRDSGRSYAASILKNGTEVTYLEFPGIIHGFFTMRKAIPSGQADVEAFIDAVGAALERRK